In one window of Poriferisphaera corsica DNA:
- a CDS encoding 3D domain-containing protein, which produces MLIESAVMEGPIPGNTNVAHGWAVYYGRIGETQLNREKERRENVRAHEGVVSPLLVIGLVFASLSLLAVCVYKVRGAVQGEGSGVGTVSLMAVVPEQEETHVLEYYMPEAFGEVVSNEAIDEVEVDAEPELQLIESWDEEYLMFDGKMMRKKGTLRMKVTAYSPDYRSCGKWADGITASGKSVETNGGNLVAADTRLLPFGTVLTIPGYNQGHPVQVLDRGGKIKENRLDVLYPTHEIALKWGVQNLEVEVWESAE; this is translated from the coding sequence ATGCTCATAGAGAGCGCGGTCATGGAGGGCCCGATTCCAGGTAATACGAATGTAGCTCACGGTTGGGCTGTGTATTACGGACGAATTGGAGAGACGCAATTGAATCGCGAAAAAGAGCGACGTGAAAATGTACGTGCGCACGAAGGTGTCGTGTCGCCGTTGTTGGTGATTGGCTTGGTGTTTGCGAGCTTGTCATTGCTGGCTGTTTGTGTGTACAAGGTGCGTGGTGCGGTGCAGGGAGAGGGAAGTGGCGTGGGAACGGTGAGTTTGATGGCAGTCGTCCCGGAGCAGGAAGAAACGCATGTCCTCGAGTACTACATGCCGGAAGCGTTTGGCGAGGTAGTCTCTAATGAGGCGATAGACGAAGTTGAGGTTGATGCAGAGCCAGAGCTGCAACTGATCGAATCGTGGGATGAGGAATATCTCATGTTTGATGGCAAGATGATGCGGAAGAAAGGCACCCTTCGCATGAAGGTGACCGCTTATAGCCCGGACTATCGGTCTTGTGGTAAGTGGGCGGATGGTATTACAGCTTCAGGCAAGAGCGTTGAGACCAATGGTGGTAATCTGGTGGCTGCGGATACACGGCTGCTTCCATTTGGAACTGTGTTGACGATTCCCGGCTATAACCAAGGACATCCGGTACAGGTGCTTGATCGTGGTGGCAAGATCAAAGAGAACCGGTTGGATGTACTTTACCCAACACATGAAATTGCATTGAAGTGGGGTGTGCAGAATCTTGAGGTTGAGGTTTGGGAATCTGCAGAATAA
- a CDS encoding CPBP family intramembrane glutamic endopeptidase: protein MSLLILGQEVVEVEWFGVGVMAVFLCVSITLAVVAIVLRFMDAVRRWKMGLWVSGVILFLNWPQMWLMISGMAEVVEYPVLIVGIGLMICFVVSAWLLAWRLFVYGAGAASWLRVHEGGYVLLDQRMLGGRGRDKAWRRVFAGFGIGVLMCAVTIVAFAMMGVEMGDVLRQMVEQDTDRSTQVTGGLEVVIGVLSFITVAAIGEELMFRGLLLPWLAELFGWKPGKETGFWVSVLLVSFLWAVIHWPNTNMPAVKLTQIFLVSLVFCWMARKWGVESAIAGHLGLNWPTILFVS, encoded by the coding sequence ATGAGCTTGTTGATACTAGGGCAAGAGGTTGTGGAGGTGGAATGGTTTGGTGTGGGCGTGATGGCGGTGTTTTTATGCGTGTCGATAACGCTGGCGGTTGTGGCGATTGTATTGAGATTTATGGATGCGGTAAGGCGATGGAAGATGGGGTTGTGGGTTAGTGGTGTGATCTTGTTTTTGAACTGGCCACAGATGTGGTTGATGATATCGGGCATGGCGGAAGTGGTTGAGTATCCGGTTTTGATTGTAGGCATTGGCTTAATGATCTGTTTCGTGGTGTCGGCTTGGTTGTTGGCATGGCGGCTGTTTGTGTATGGGGCAGGAGCGGCAAGCTGGTTGCGTGTCCATGAGGGTGGGTATGTGTTGTTGGATCAAAGAATGCTAGGTGGACGTGGAAGAGATAAAGCGTGGCGGCGTGTGTTTGCGGGGTTTGGGATTGGTGTGTTGATGTGCGCGGTGACGATCGTTGCTTTTGCCATGATGGGTGTTGAGATGGGGGATGTATTGCGGCAGATGGTTGAACAGGATACAGATCGCAGTACACAGGTCACAGGTGGTTTGGAGGTCGTTATCGGTGTGCTGTCGTTTATCACGGTGGCGGCTATTGGTGAGGAGTTGATGTTTCGAGGATTGTTGTTGCCTTGGTTGGCGGAGTTGTTTGGGTGGAAGCCTGGGAAGGAAACGGGTTTTTGGGTATCGGTATTGCTGGTTTCATTTTTGTGGGCTGTGATTCATTGGCCGAATACGAATATGCCTGCGGTTAAATTAACGCAGATTTTTCTGGTGAGTTTGGTGTTTTGCTGGATGGCGAGGAAATGGGGAGTTGAGAGCGCGATTGCGGGGCATTTGGGGCTAAACTGGCCGACCATTTTGTTTGTTAGCTAG
- a CDS encoding SDR family oxidoreductase: MPNILVAGATGYLGRYLVQTLHQRGHNVRALARSTEKLQSLQNYIDSSHVGQATNATSIKGICDNIDIAISSLGITRQKDGLTYNDVDYKANLHLLNEAQTSPTTTKFIYVSVLNAHQLQNLKMVKAKLKFENVLKKSGLQYQIIYPNGFFSDMTEFFNMAKSGTAYAFGDGTLQYNPIHGLDLANYIVDNINSISKELPIGGPEILTQNEITNAAFAALNKPAHTRHIPIFVAKSLRFLMQTFTSTKTHGPIEFFLTVLTQNMIAPATGTHTLKSYFQKLAAKDTTTPH, encoded by the coding sequence ATGCCAAACATACTTGTTGCCGGTGCAACTGGATACCTCGGGCGTTATCTCGTCCAAACACTTCATCAACGTGGCCACAACGTCCGCGCACTCGCTAGATCAACAGAAAAACTCCAGTCGCTGCAAAACTACATCGACAGCTCACATGTCGGCCAAGCAACTAATGCGACCTCAATCAAAGGCATCTGTGATAACATCGACATCGCCATCTCTTCACTAGGCATTACGCGCCAAAAAGATGGGCTCACTTACAACGATGTCGATTACAAAGCTAATCTCCATCTCCTGAATGAAGCTCAAACATCACCAACCACAACAAAATTCATATACGTCTCTGTATTAAACGCACATCAATTACAAAATTTGAAAATGGTAAAAGCAAAACTCAAATTTGAGAACGTGCTTAAAAAATCCGGACTCCAGTACCAAATCATCTATCCAAATGGCTTCTTTTCAGATATGACTGAGTTCTTTAATATGGCCAAATCCGGCACCGCCTATGCGTTCGGCGATGGTACACTTCAGTACAACCCTATCCATGGATTAGACCTCGCCAATTACATCGTCGACAATATCAATTCCATCTCGAAAGAGCTGCCTATCGGCGGGCCAGAAATTCTGACCCAAAACGAGATTACAAACGCAGCCTTTGCCGCTCTCAACAAACCCGCCCACACGCGTCACATCCCAATATTTGTCGCAAAATCGCTACGGTTTCTCATGCAAACATTCACTTCCACCAAAACACACGGCCCAATCGAGTTCTTTCTCACCGTTCTCACCCAGAACATGATCGCTCCCGCCACCGGAACACACACCTTAAAATCATACTTCCAAAAACTCGCAGCCAAAGACACAACAACTCCTCATTAA
- a CDS encoding TetR/AcrR family transcriptional regulator: MSSESQNTQTRINDPKADWDSATPEQRREIIVDVAISILNEKDISHVTIRRVASQIGVGAMTLYTYVDGQQGLRTAILDRGFEIMDSHCDCDEHPKMNNHESWVEGCTNYVEFAVHYPNLYTLMFTHPLDQHELANIQSHFERWRHDVHEYYSELGIKEEDMQPYVERTTRDCWVAMHGLASLIISQRLQLNEQEIRQQIETLIERLYIEPGQINE; this comes from the coding sequence ATGTCATCAGAGTCACAAAATACCCAAACACGCATAAACGACCCCAAAGCCGATTGGGATAGCGCCACACCTGAACAGCGCCGCGAGATCATCGTGGACGTTGCGATCAGCATTCTCAACGAAAAAGACATCAGCCACGTCACCATTCGACGTGTCGCGTCTCAGATCGGTGTCGGCGCGATGACGTTGTACACCTACGTCGACGGGCAGCAGGGCTTACGCACTGCCATTCTCGATCGAGGCTTTGAAATCATGGATTCTCATTGCGATTGCGATGAGCATCCCAAAATGAACAATCATGAAAGCTGGGTCGAAGGCTGTACCAACTATGTCGAGTTCGCCGTCCACTACCCCAACCTTTACACCCTCATGTTTACCCACCCCCTCGATCAACATGAACTCGCCAACATTCAATCTCACTTTGAACGTTGGCGTCACGACGTCCACGAGTATTACAGCGAACTCGGTATCAAAGAAGAAGACATGCAACCGTATGTTGAACGCACCACACGCGACTGCTGGGTTGCGATGCACGGCCTAGCCTCACTCATCATCTCACAACGACTCCAACTTAACGAGCAAGAAATCAGACAACAAATCGAAACGCTCATCGAACGCCTCTACATCGAGCCTGGGCAAATCAACGAATAA
- a CDS encoding efflux RND transporter periplasmic adaptor subunit, whose protein sequence is MGHSTNKVFWISILAAGGGLVLGALFTSTVFTYVIRAQAMKEIEKVKEQIRAGASQGAPPASVRVDYAAYESVQNRFDVVGRLQELQMSEIASEVEGKVLRVPVEEGDRVVGGETVVAEIDGTWAELALKQAQADVAARKATLVKSEGDLKLLEQLARANSAKPKEVTDMRAQVESERANLEAAVAVVEKAREQIDRLKITAPFDGVVVNQMTEEGQWVSPGGSIAEIISDGQIDAIVNVPERFINMISIDDKVAVVIDAIGQKFEGDVVSITPMGSNSSRTFPVKVRLNDVNGRLLPGMSVTARLPIGTQSDEVIVPRDALLFTAKGPVVWVAVPPEDGQGMPIAMSVPVRELFGQNGKVVVEPTNPATADLLADGTQVVVMGAEQILFPGQSLAIDNAPIAEQPKDNGSSLPEPATSEPAKTEAKIDS, encoded by the coding sequence ATGGGCCACTCAACGAACAAGGTGTTCTGGATTTCAATCCTCGCAGCAGGGGGCGGTTTGGTACTTGGTGCACTGTTTACGTCAACGGTTTTCACGTATGTGATCCGAGCGCAAGCAATGAAGGAAATTGAAAAAGTCAAAGAGCAGATTAGAGCAGGTGCCTCGCAGGGTGCTCCACCAGCGTCTGTACGCGTGGATTATGCTGCCTATGAGTCTGTTCAGAATCGATTTGACGTCGTCGGTCGCTTGCAGGAATTGCAGATGTCTGAGATCGCATCAGAGGTCGAAGGCAAAGTGTTGCGGGTTCCTGTCGAAGAAGGTGATCGTGTCGTAGGCGGCGAGACGGTGGTCGCGGAAATTGATGGCACATGGGCAGAACTTGCACTCAAGCAAGCTCAGGCTGATGTTGCTGCACGCAAAGCAACACTGGTCAAGAGTGAGGGTGATCTGAAGTTGCTTGAGCAATTGGCTCGTGCGAATAGTGCAAAGCCGAAAGAAGTGACTGATATGCGAGCACAGGTTGAATCTGAGCGCGCCAACTTGGAGGCTGCTGTTGCTGTTGTCGAAAAAGCACGTGAACAGATTGACCGTTTGAAGATTACGGCTCCGTTTGACGGGGTGGTCGTTAACCAGATGACCGAGGAAGGCCAATGGGTCAGCCCCGGGGGTTCGATTGCGGAGATCATTAGTGATGGCCAGATTGACGCGATTGTCAATGTGCCGGAGCGTTTCATCAACATGATTTCAATCGATGACAAAGTTGCTGTTGTTATCGATGCGATTGGTCAAAAATTCGAAGGTGATGTTGTTTCAATTACACCTATGGGTAGCAACTCATCGCGTACTTTCCCGGTGAAGGTCAGGCTTAATGACGTGAATGGTCGTTTGCTTCCAGGTATGAGTGTGACAGCACGTTTGCCGATTGGCACACAGAGTGACGAAGTGATTGTGCCACGAGATGCGCTTCTGTTTACGGCCAAAGGTCCGGTTGTTTGGGTTGCTGTTCCACCTGAAGATGGGCAAGGCATGCCAATCGCTATGTCCGTTCCGGTGCGTGAACTTTTCGGTCAAAACGGCAAGGTCGTCGTTGAACCAACCAATCCCGCGACGGCTGATCTCCTTGCAGATGGCACGCAGGTTGTGGTGATGGGCGCAGAGCAGATTCTTTTCCCAGGCCAATCGTTGGCAATCGACAATGCTCCGATCGCAGAGCAACCTAAAGATAATGGCTCTAGCTTACCTGAGCCTGCTACGAGTGAGCCGGCCAAGACTGAGGCAAAAATTGATAGCTAA
- a CDS encoding efflux RND transporter permease subunit: MDFIGFAIKNPVKVAVGVLLILLFGVLSLLSIPIQLTPDVDTPQITVTTSWVGRSPEEIEKEIIDRQEDKLKGVSNLRKMKALAQTGTSQVTLEFYVGTNIDVARNEVSDKLREVPDYPDGVDEPVISSTEQGGQDAIAWIVLTSEDPNFDVEGFYDTVDDRVKPLIERVEGVDELQIYGGREREVHVEINPILMAQRGVTFNSLINALRGENVNVSAGDFNEGRLDVRIRTIGQYETLENIRETIVSTDASGPVRVKDIGDAKLSLDKRRAFVHQRGMNALAMAVNKQSGANVVQVQNRLDNVIKDINENVLPTLAKGTSLKQVYNQTIYINDAVQMVQTNLVIGAILAGVVLLVFLRTVRPTMIVLLSIPISVIGTFVVMTMLGRSINVISLAGLAFAVGMVVDAAIVVLENIDRHLGMGKSTFAAAYDGTVEVWGAILASVLTTVAVFVPVIFMQEEAGQLFRDISIAICASVLLSLLVSITVIPVASARMLKMKKEIHESAFMHQLHTLFGIANIAAKFTKWYSDSLYWVVAKMPARFIMRIVIVSLFTLISVIGAYMLMPPSSYLPSGNNNFVFGILLNPPGYSIPFQEEMAKEIEDSVRPYWEAETYADLEGLPPFLDPFTGQPVENIPPVENFFDVAYPGGMIMGASSKDKNNVMPLANLITARMWQIPGSMGFGFQMPIFGDATSSSDSIDVEIISDDLEDLKKVGAAMEQAMRAEFGNFTPIQPDPRNYKLPGPEMQLSIKRVHAADMGIDVNSVGVAVQSLIDGAVIGDYRLEGDTVDLKLIRAPEVEITLDQIGGVPLAVPSFENPGQMDVVPLASVVDVKRTQAPQEIKRIERRRAVSLSVTMPPGLALETAIQKVDQMQQGILARMKGNGEIGSNVIVQIAGSADKLSAVRTSLLGDFSGSISDILISVISSRMFLALLVTYLLMAALFESFLYPAVIMFSVPLATIGGFIGLFIVHKIDPTQQLDVLTMLGFVILIGIVVNNAILIVHQSLNFMKGIGESTADKVEQLDPYNAIRESVRTRMRPIFMTTATSVFGMLPLVIAGGAGSELYKGLGSVVVGGLVVATLFTLIVVPILFSLIVDMKAYFYKVFGWQMAETMDADKAEHLLEA; encoded by the coding sequence ATGGATTTTATTGGTTTTGCAATCAAAAACCCCGTTAAGGTTGCAGTCGGCGTTTTGCTGATTCTACTTTTCGGCGTCCTTTCGTTGTTGTCGATTCCGATTCAGCTTACGCCAGACGTGGATACCCCGCAGATCACGGTGACAACCTCATGGGTTGGGCGTAGCCCTGAAGAGATCGAGAAAGAGATTATCGATCGTCAGGAAGATAAGCTTAAAGGCGTTTCCAATCTGCGGAAAATGAAAGCCTTGGCTCAGACCGGCACCTCTCAGGTTACACTTGAGTTTTATGTCGGCACGAACATCGACGTGGCTCGTAATGAAGTGTCTGACAAGTTGCGTGAGGTTCCTGATTACCCGGATGGTGTTGATGAGCCTGTGATCAGCTCGACAGAGCAGGGCGGCCAGGACGCGATTGCCTGGATCGTGTTGACGAGTGAGGATCCTAACTTTGATGTTGAGGGTTTTTATGACACGGTTGATGATCGTGTGAAGCCGTTGATTGAGCGTGTCGAAGGTGTTGACGAGCTACAGATCTATGGCGGCCGCGAGCGTGAAGTGCACGTTGAAATCAACCCCATCCTGATGGCTCAACGCGGCGTTACTTTTAATAGTCTAATTAACGCATTGCGTGGCGAGAACGTCAATGTGTCTGCGGGCGATTTCAATGAAGGTCGCCTCGATGTTCGTATCCGTACGATTGGTCAATACGAGACACTTGAAAATATCCGTGAAACCATTGTTTCAACGGATGCTTCTGGTCCTGTTCGTGTTAAAGATATCGGTGATGCGAAGTTGTCTCTCGATAAACGTCGTGCATTCGTTCACCAGCGTGGCATGAACGCGCTCGCTATGGCAGTCAATAAACAAAGTGGCGCCAATGTTGTGCAGGTTCAGAATCGGCTGGACAACGTGATTAAGGACATCAACGAAAATGTTCTGCCCACACTTGCTAAAGGTACCTCGCTTAAACAGGTTTATAATCAAACCATCTATATCAATGACGCTGTGCAGATGGTTCAGACAAACCTTGTAATCGGTGCGATTTTGGCTGGCGTGGTTTTACTTGTTTTCTTGCGAACAGTTCGCCCGACGATGATTGTCTTGCTTTCAATTCCGATCTCAGTGATTGGTACATTTGTTGTGATGACGATGCTTGGCCGCTCGATTAATGTTATTAGTTTGGCGGGTTTGGCGTTTGCTGTGGGTATGGTTGTTGACGCTGCGATTGTTGTTTTGGAAAACATCGACCGTCATCTCGGTATGGGTAAGAGTACGTTTGCTGCGGCCTATGACGGCACAGTCGAAGTTTGGGGTGCGATTCTTGCTTCTGTTCTGACGACCGTTGCGGTGTTCGTTCCGGTTATTTTTATGCAGGAAGAAGCAGGCCAGCTTTTCCGCGATATCTCCATTGCGATTTGTGCATCTGTTCTACTTTCACTGCTTGTATCAATTACGGTTATTCCTGTCGCGTCGGCGCGTATGTTGAAGATGAAGAAGGAGATTCACGAATCTGCCTTTATGCATCAGCTTCACACCTTGTTTGGTATCGCGAATATCGCTGCGAAATTTACGAAATGGTACAGCGACTCGCTTTATTGGGTTGTTGCAAAAATGCCTGCCCGGTTCATTATGCGTATCGTGATCGTTTCGTTGTTCACTCTGATCTCAGTCATCGGCGCGTATATGCTTATGCCGCCTAGCTCATACCTTCCCTCTGGTAACAACAACTTTGTCTTTGGTATCCTTCTGAACCCTCCCGGCTATAGCATTCCGTTCCAAGAGGAAATGGCTAAGGAAATTGAAGATTCTGTACGTCCATATTGGGAAGCGGAAACTTACGCAGATCTGGAAGGCCTTCCACCATTCCTTGATCCATTTACCGGCCAACCTGTTGAGAACATTCCGCCTGTCGAGAACTTTTTCGACGTTGCGTATCCAGGCGGTATGATCATGGGGGCTTCCTCGAAAGATAAAAACAACGTCATGCCTTTGGCGAATCTGATTACGGCTCGTATGTGGCAGATTCCCGGTTCCATGGGCTTTGGTTTCCAGATGCCCATCTTTGGTGACGCGACCAGCTCGTCCGATTCCATCGATGTGGAGATCATCTCTGATGACCTTGAAGACCTGAAGAAGGTCGGTGCTGCGATGGAGCAGGCGATGCGAGCAGAGTTTGGCAACTTTACGCCAATTCAGCCAGACCCGCGTAACTACAAACTTCCCGGTCCGGAGATGCAGCTTTCGATCAAACGTGTTCACGCTGCGGATATGGGTATTGATGTGAACAGTGTCGGCGTAGCCGTCCAGTCACTGATTGATGGTGCAGTTATCGGTGACTATCGTCTCGAAGGCGATACTGTTGACCTTAAGCTCATCCGTGCACCAGAAGTCGAGATTACTCTCGATCAGATTGGTGGCGTTCCTTTGGCTGTGCCAAGCTTCGAAAACCCAGGGCAAATGGATGTTGTACCACTTGCTTCAGTTGTGGATGTGAAGCGAACGCAAGCACCTCAGGAAATTAAACGTATTGAACGCCGACGTGCTGTGAGTCTTTCTGTGACAATGCCGCCTGGGCTTGCACTTGAAACTGCGATTCAAAAAGTCGATCAAATGCAGCAAGGTATCCTTGCACGCATGAAAGGCAACGGTGAAATTGGCAGCAATGTCATTGTTCAAATTGCGGGTTCTGCGGACAAGCTCTCAGCTGTCCGTACCTCGCTGCTCGGCGATTTCTCTGGCTCAATCAGCGACATCCTGATCAGTGTTATCTCATCGCGTATGTTCTTGGCTCTGCTTGTGACATACCTGCTGATGGCCGCACTATTTGAATCGTTCTTGTATCCTGCGGTCATCATGTTCTCTGTGCCGCTTGCAACCATCGGTGGTTTCATCGGCCTATTCATCGTACACAAGATTGACCCGACTCAGCAGCTTGACGTGCTGACCATGCTTGGCTTCGTCATCCTTATCGGTATCGTCGTCAACAACGCGATCCTGATTGTTCACCAGTCTCTTAATTTCATGAAGGGTATTGGTGAATCGACAGCTGACAAGGTGGAGCAGCTTGATCCATACAATGCGATCCGTGAATCTGTTCGTACACGAATGCGACCTATTTTCATGACAACCGCGACATCCGTATTTGGTATGCTCCCATTGGTTATTGCAGGGGGTGCTGGTTCGGAACTCTACAAAGGCCTCGGCTCGGTGGTTGTCGGCGGACTCGTCGTTGCGACACTCTTTACGCTCATTGTCGTCCCGATCCTCTTCAGTCTAATCGTTGATATGAAGGCATACTTCTACAAAGTATTTGGATGGCAGATGGCTGAAACAATGGATGCGGATAAGGCTGAGCATCTACTTGAGGCTTAA
- a CDS encoding DUF2203 domain-containing protein, giving the protein MPYNQAQVKADSNADHGKKFFSIEEANNSLGYVRRIVDDITIVYTKIVEMRRRLEELGESQFSLSPDSEYEKLMDRLGLLVDELHSMGAELKDFEKGLVDFPSRHKDREVLLCWKQGEDKVEHWHEVDTGYAGRQSIADLK; this is encoded by the coding sequence ATGCCTTATAACCAAGCACAAGTCAAGGCAGACAGCAACGCTGATCATGGGAAGAAATTCTTCTCTATCGAAGAAGCGAACAATTCGCTCGGCTACGTCAGGCGGATCGTTGATGATATCACGATTGTCTACACGAAGATTGTTGAGATGCGTCGTAGACTCGAAGAACTTGGCGAAAGTCAGTTTTCGCTTAGCCCTGATAGCGAATACGAAAAACTGATGGACCGCCTTGGACTTCTCGTAGATGAACTGCACAGCATGGGGGCCGAACTTAAAGATTTTGAAAAAGGCCTCGTCGATTTTCCTTCACGCCATAAGGACCGTGAAGTTCTTCTTTGCTGGAAACAAGGAGAAGACAAGGTCGAACACTGGCATGAAGTTGATACAGGTTATGCGGGCCGCCAGTCAATCGCTGATCTCAAATAG
- a CDS encoding glycosyltransferase family 2 protein — MTSADPKHPVDLIIPAYNEEENIEPLAAALPWHLFRHVFLIDNASTDETAKRGIDSGFKVITEKSRGYGSACLAGMEAIHALDDKPYAVAFLDADLSDDPSKLGDVIAPILRGTSDFVIASRTKLAEPGSLTLTQQFGNRFACLLLNLTTGQHYTDLGPMRAMLYDALIDLDMNDRTWGWTVEMQYKAATKKLHITEFDVAYRDRHAGKSKISGSIIGSIKAGYKILTTIGVLYLKRT, encoded by the coding sequence ATGACTTCTGCTGACCCAAAACATCCAGTTGACTTGATCATCCCTGCATATAACGAAGAAGAGAATATTGAACCGTTAGCGGCGGCATTGCCGTGGCATCTATTTCGTCACGTTTTTTTGATTGATAACGCGTCAACAGATGAGACTGCTAAGCGCGGAATCGATTCTGGATTCAAAGTGATTACCGAGAAAAGTCGTGGTTATGGATCGGCATGCCTGGCAGGTATGGAAGCTATCCATGCATTAGATGATAAACCGTATGCTGTTGCTTTCTTAGATGCTGATTTATCCGATGATCCATCGAAACTCGGCGATGTGATTGCACCGATCCTGCGGGGGACCTCAGATTTTGTGATTGCCTCACGTACCAAATTAGCTGAGCCGGGATCATTAACACTGACCCAGCAATTTGGAAACCGCTTTGCATGCCTATTACTTAATCTTACAACAGGACAACACTACACGGATCTTGGCCCAATGCGAGCAATGCTGTACGACGCGTTGATCGATTTGGACATGAATGACAGGACATGGGGTTGGACAGTTGAAATGCAGTATAAAGCTGCGACGAAAAAGCTTCATATCACGGAGTTTGATGTGGCGTATCGTGATCGTCATGCAGGCAAATCGAAGATATCAGGTTCCATCATCGGGTCTATCAAAGCAGGCTATAAAATACTGACAACAATTGGGGTGTTGTATCTAAAACGTACGTGA
- the metF gene encoding methylenetetrahydrofolate reductase [NAD(P)H], producing MHAKDIFEQHSTTFSFEFFPPKTEASAEALFAAVKELEALKPSFVSVTYGAGGGTRELTHDLVLRIKKETQITTVPHLTCVCHSESEIEAILERYAKEGVENILALAGDPPVSVGGDDGYDRSQDAFQHASDLVRFIKKFNDSGKHPNGKKGFGIGVAGFPEGHPGTPNRLLEMDYLKAKIDEGADYICTQLFFENRDFYDFRERCELAGIDVPIIAGIMPITTAGGMKRMAELSAGSRFPASLLKAVQRANGDAEAVKRVGIHWATEQCRDLLDNHVRGLHFYTLNRSDATKEIYLNLGARDSAALGG from the coding sequence ATGCACGCGAAGGATATCTTTGAACAGCACAGTACAACATTTTCATTCGAGTTTTTTCCGCCGAAGACAGAAGCAAGTGCAGAAGCGTTATTTGCTGCGGTGAAAGAGCTTGAGGCATTGAAGCCATCGTTTGTGTCGGTGACATATGGGGCAGGGGGCGGCACACGTGAGCTGACTCATGATCTGGTGTTGCGGATTAAGAAAGAAACACAAATCACGACTGTGCCACACCTTACGTGTGTATGTCACAGTGAGTCTGAAATCGAAGCGATCCTTGAGCGATATGCGAAGGAGGGGGTTGAGAACATCCTCGCACTGGCCGGCGACCCACCAGTAAGTGTTGGTGGTGATGATGGTTATGATCGTAGCCAGGATGCGTTCCAGCACGCATCGGATTTAGTACGGTTTATCAAAAAGTTCAACGATAGTGGCAAGCATCCCAATGGTAAGAAGGGGTTTGGTATTGGTGTCGCGGGTTTTCCGGAAGGTCATCCGGGAACGCCAAACCGTTTACTAGAAATGGATTACCTCAAAGCAAAAATTGATGAGGGCGCGGACTATATTTGTACGCAGTTGTTTTTTGAGAATCGTGATTTTTATGATTTCCGCGAACGATGTGAGTTAGCGGGGATTGATGTGCCGATCATTGCGGGGATCATGCCGATTACGACAGCGGGTGGGATGAAGCGGATGGCTGAGTTATCAGCGGGGTCACGGTTCCCGGCATCGCTCTTAAAGGCAGTGCAGCGTGCGAATGGCGATGCCGAGGCGGTGAAGCGTGTGGGGATTCACTGGGCGACGGAGCAGTGTCGAGATTTGTTAGATAATCACGTAAGAGGTTTGCACTTTTACACGTTGAATAGATCAGATGCGACGAAAGAGATTTATTTGAATCTTGGGGCGCGGGATAGTGCAGCGCTGGGTGGGTGA
- a CDS encoding DoxX family protein: MKGGLSVLGRLFLVLIFVMSALGNKVPNFESMAGYMASEGMPMPKVMLVGAIVFMVVGGALVFVGFKARIGAGLLAVFLVLATYYFHDFWTFVDAGERQMQTIAFMKNLALLGAMLFIVANGAGAWSVDRLIGRGKSCASEGCKTKDQKEKSVVDQ; encoded by the coding sequence ATGAAAGGGGGCTTATCGGTTCTGGGGAGGCTTTTTTTGGTGTTGATCTTTGTGATGAGCGCTTTGGGGAATAAGGTGCCGAACTTTGAGAGTATGGCGGGGTATATGGCGAGTGAGGGGATGCCGATGCCGAAGGTGATGCTGGTGGGGGCGATCGTGTTTATGGTGGTGGGCGGTGCGCTGGTGTTTGTAGGATTCAAGGCGCGGATTGGCGCGGGGCTGCTGGCGGTGTTTTTGGTGCTTGCAACATATTATTTTCATGACTTTTGGACATTTGTGGATGCTGGAGAGCGGCAGATGCAAACGATCGCATTCATGAAGAACTTGGCGCTGTTGGGTGCGATGTTGTTTATCGTGGCGAATGGTGCTGGGGCGTGGAGTGTAGATCGGTTGATTGGTAGGGGAAAATCGTGTGCAAGTGAAGGTTGTAAAACAAAAGATCAGAAAGAAAAATCAGTGGTTGATCAGTAA